The window ATCTTGAATCTCTAAGCTTTGAAGGTTTAAAAGCTAAAGCCCTAAAATCTATATGAAATACAGAGGTTATATAAAAggtgaaaacatacttagatTGGGCTTTTCACTATTGTTTAGTAGTCGTCTGATTGGTCCATAAGACACTGTATGGGAGAAAGGAATGTCTCTCCTTATCCTCATTACTCCATCTTCACTGGAACAGTTCTATTTGGCAAATACATGAGtaaaacatgaaagaaagaaagaaagaaagaaagaaagaaagaaagaaagaaagaaagaaagaaagaaagaaagaaagaaagaaagaaagaaagaaagaaagaaagaaagaaagaaagaaagaaagaaagaaagaaagaaagaaagaaagaaagaaagatgcatTAAGTCTCAAGGTCAGGTAGTGCACTTTTTAAATAGGACAGCTTAACTACAACCTCATATGGCTGAAAAACAATTCTGGGCTGATAGGTCTATATTAAGGACATAAGCTACACATATAGTAGGCTACTTGTCTGAACTGGCCTCTGACTACCAGTATGAGGAATGGGTATTGCACGAGCTCACTCACAGGCTGGCACAGCCCTGCGGTGTTGTGGCAGATCTGGACGTTGCAATGGAGGAAGACGTTGGTGTAAGAACCACCAACAAACTTGAACATTTGTATCCTGAACATGGCTTCTGGACCCTGCCCATTCTTCAGCACATTCAGGGTCTGTTCATTTGACAACACCGGGCAGCTACAGGAGGGAGACAAAGAAGTCAGGGAGATCTGGTGATAGTGAGATTTAAATCTAgaatgaaatactgtactttaaaaATAGAGACAAGGAACGGATTTCAGCTCATGTGATGAATTGCAAAGCTAAGAAATAATGTAAATACTATCTAAGTGATTCAACACAGCGAGAGACAGATTtgtttgagtattttcttttccctctggCATTGTGCATTTCATTGCTCTGCTGTTGCTAACAGTACCAAATACTGCCTGGTTGTCAAGGACATGCACAGCTGTTGAACTGAAACGCATATGGCCTCTCAGACAGGAGTCACATGACCAGGCTCTGAGAGCTGGCCAGCTCACTAAGCAACAAATTCTCTTATTTCAGATTTCAACAGCGCTCCTGTAAGAGGACTTAGAGCTGTTTGTAAGTGTGGTGAAACAACACAGCCATAGAGCTTGCCATAAGCAGGTTTCAACATGCCATCTATAAAGTATCTTGTGTGAATATATAAATCTTAACTTCATTTTCAGCTGCAAGATGgcaaatggaaaataataagCTCTGCCAGTGTTTGCTcatattacattaaaaaacgCTTTGTTTAAACTGTTCCGGGGCAGACCTGTCTCTGATGAAGGTGTACTGAATGTTGCTGTATGGATCACTGGTTGGTGTAGCCCAGCATGTCTCCATACGCAGCATCAGGTGAGCCGGTATCTACGAGACAGACAGGGTTGGGTGACAGTCAAGTCGTTCTTTAAACACTACTGTTTCATAATGGGCCACAAAATGATGATTCATAGTACGTAAACAACAGCTGTACCAAGAGGTTATAACGACATGGACGAGAAGTGGAGCAGCACTCATATTACTATCTGGTCATGGGTGGAGTGTTAGATTTCCAGCATTGCTTGGAACATCCCGCTGCACAACATATTGCTTAACAATATGTAACAACGTGCTTAACCTACTCCAAAAATAGCTGTCAATAGTAAGAATACTTCAAatgctttaatgtgtttttcaaagctCAGCATAGACAATCTCTGTTAGGAGGAGTCATCTTAAACAGGGATTTTACtcttattattacattttacttcCCCATTCATAGATGGCGGGTcatccaaaacaaaatattgcttTACATAGTGTGGTAATGTGCATAACTACATTTTACACAATCTGCAGGTCAATGTGAGGTGTAGGTATCAAGTTCAAGTCTTTAATAAGTGTAGTAAGAAACATAGTAATGGACTTTGTCACTCAAGGTTATTTACCATGAAAACTTTCACAAAGATGTCATCATCCAGTGTCAGTGATGGCACGGTGGTCCATCTGTCCTCAAAGGCTTCATCTTTGTAAAGCAACATTGACACTGAAAAGTTCCCATCCTCTGTGTTCAGAGTGATGGTTCTGTAGAGAGAAGAGGATCAAAGGAGCcacaaattaaaaccaaatcaTTTTCCGTTCAGTTCAGGAGTAATCTAGATTTGATTAAGAATAAACACTTACCTGACATCAACTCTAATCATGTTTTCACCATTCGGTTGTTGGACCATGTAGTTGATGGGGTAGCGGCATATGAATGTTATGTTGATAAAGTTTCTCGTTATAATATCCGAATCATTGTTGCGTATAGTGTTTATGAACATGATGTGTGTATCATCTGAGGCCtaaggagagaacaagaaagacaaatataaaagtCAAAGAAAGTAAGAGACATTTTAATTGCTAAGAGCAATACATTTCTataactgttttattatttgtcattattattttttcttttttttttgccaatacAAGAATAGATATCCACTATGTTATTTTGTGTGAGAACCACTCCAGAAATCTGGCATGGATGTTAGTGAAAGGGAGCAGGTATCTCATATCAAGAAGGTGTCTCTCcttacatgtttatttaatttggtCAAGCAGCTCAACAATTCTGGTGACCCACTGACCCTGACCTACACTCATCTACTTTGATCACACAGCAAtgtcttttcatatttttggttCCTATAACGGTATGCTAATATACAACAATAtactaaagcccaaggtgacatcttaaaattgcttattttgaatgacaaaaatcaaatcaaaatatattcaatttgcTATCACATCataatcctcatatttgagaagacAGGACTAGAGAGTGTTTGGCATCATTGATTGAAAAATAACTTGAATGATGAATCAGTTATCAAATAGACCCCAGTAacagctaatggggatccaaataaacaaaatagttgctgattaattttcggTCGACTACATGTTTCATTTGACTAATGGTGTCAGCTCTACAACATTCACAGGCTAAAGAGAGAGTTGATATATCTGGTTAGAAACAGGCTAACTAAACTGCTTCATTCTCAGTACTGACTCAGTTTACTACAATGTAAGAccgagaaaagcagcaaattctcacatttgcaAACCTGGAACCATCGAAAGTTTGACATTTatgcttgaaaaatgtgttaaatgattaactgattattaaagtagttgcagattaattttctaaCCGATTAATTGACTGATCGTTGCAGCTGTACTTGACATACAGTGCAAAAGTAAAGTCCAAGTCCAAGATATATGAGAGACAGTTAGTACTGTTTGTCCTAGTATGTGACATTGTCCACATTGCAGGTCCCATTAAGATTTCAGTTTTTTACTGTGAGCAAGGTGGTATGGTTATAGGTGTGACTGTGTTAGAGGGCAAAATGACACATGTAAGTGGGACATAGCTGTAACAGTAGTCATTGAGGTTCCTTTATGTAACCTTTTTCCCAAGCTATAACTTCTGCAGTTATCATCCTTTCACACATTGTAAATGTGAGTGATACTGTTCAATATGCAACTGTTGGCAGCTGATGTAGGTGAAACCATAAAATGGGGACGGGTGAAAAGGTTGTGTCCAAGGTTTGTCTGGGCTCCTGCTGAGCATAGATGGAGGGTGGCTTCTTTGGTCACTGAGCAGAATGAATTGCTTTGAGCTCTAACAGTAGAGACATCTTTTACTACCTCTTGGTAAACACACAACCCCCCACTATGAGCACCACTGACAGGTCTCTACAGTAAGCAACGGGTCTTCATTGCGCCACGACAGAACCCCACTGGCACCTGCACTTATCACTGGGTAACATGAAGGCTCTGTGTCTCACAAATGCAGAACTATCACTGAAACTTGAGCGAGGACGCTGTCGTGTTTCAATAAAAACGGCTGACCTTTAAACCCAACAATTCAGTCATTTCTTCTCTGATGGCGGGTTTAAAACATTCTAAGTTCAAGGTGAAAGCAAGATTGACAGCTATGGCATTCTTCTCCTTTAGCAACAGCCATCTAATCCGGAGCAGGCTTACTTTCCTCAGCCGCTATGCAAAAATCTTGTAAAACTgctgaggtggagcagtggGAGATTTCCTCCCTGCTGAAAGCTGTGTTAACCTTTTGCTTGCTTTACAAGAAAAACCTTCATGCATTCCAAGCAAGCAATTCAAGGACACTCATGTGCTGAAGTAGGGATTTAAACCAAAGTCTGAATCCATGAGAGTGGCTGGATTAAAATAATCAGGGGGCTAGTTGGCCAATGATTTGTGGCCTTCCTATTCagtgaacataaacaaataatcatCATTTCCATGTAAATCCCGATAATTTAGAACTACGAGGCCATTCAGAGTCCCCTTGCTGCTTTGAATAAGGTCCTGCGCTATTTTAGGGAAAAGGAACAACGCCACCCTTCTTTCTTGACATCCACGCCGCCACAACCCCCccttcttttctcttcactCCTTTTTGTCTGGGCTCGAAGTATGTGCCTTTCTCTGTCCATCTTATTATACTTGCTATGAGCTAATTCCATAGTACGCATCTGAACGCAGAGCCTCTCAGGCCGCATTTACGTCACAGCAAGAAAAAGTGGCAAAGGGTCTAGTCTTATTTAAGAATTTTTTTACGGTTATGTAAAATGCAATAAACTGACTAAAGTAGCTCCTTTTTTGAGAAGATCCTGATTGGGGGGTTCCCACAACATCCGTAGACATCGTAAAATAGGTCATTTATTATGATGGGGATCTGATGTTGTCAATAATGGAGATAACAAGTGTAGTTTGTCTTCATACTGTTTAAAGCTAATGTCATCATCCTTTGTTAAGAGTTGTTCTAAATGTCTGAGTTCACGTGCAACATTTGATTAGTTAGTTAGACACTTTGACTCCTGCAGACATGGCCTGTCATAGACATTAATGCTAAATGTTGAGCAAAAGATTGAAGATGATACCATTATTGTTCCACATTTGGAGAGATTTGTCTTTATGCTGAAAACATAGTCATCTCCGACCTCAACACCACGGCACTCTGGATCATTCAAATGCAAATCCCAAacctaaacagaaaaaaaaacacacgcaaaaaacaattattaatcAACATCACACTGCAAATCAATTAGGATATCAGTACTAGGGAATGCCTATGTTGATTGAAAATACTTTTAAGTTTTGTTGGAGCTCACTTACATAAACTGGAGGCTCTTTGTTGAGGAAAAAAGCACTGGGAATAACAACCTCCATATGGTCGTTGGTACAAATGACAGTTTCATTGAGCTCTAATAGAAAGAAGATAAAAACAGGTTAAATCTCACACAAAGAATATTCCTTTCAGATAATGTGAAGAGATGTTGATGATTTGAGTCTCATAGACAATCCATATATTTTACACGCAAAGTCCAGCCGCTGACATCTAAATGTCTGTCGTGGAATgtaacatttattcaaatactgtagcatttccattttctgctactttaggCTTCtttttcactacatttcagagagagatattgtactttttattccactacatttatctgacagctaaaATTActtatataagtataaaataaacacCTACAAAGCATATGATGAATTCTTAAAATATGGTgtatttttatagattaaaatacccaacagtatacaaagtagttcaaatgagctccacctcgaccagctacaacatttaaATTCTGCTTACACGCATCATACATCAATAATGAATCAATAATAAagatccaataatataatgtatagtAATATAAGTCTGACAGGCATCATTCTACTGCATGAGTACTTCTACTGTTGATACTTCTGTACTTGCACTTTAgtatgaatgcaggacttttacttgtaattgtactgtattgctacttttacctaggtaaaggatctaaatacttctttcaccactgctaaATGCTTAATGTCAAATTATACTGCTGCTGTGGTGAAAGAAACTAGCaacactattaaaaaaaagtttttacttaACTTGAAGCATTAAATGGTCTCTTTTGAAAGATCATTTCAAAGCCCTTGCAGCAAGGGAAACCCATGTTAAACCAATAATCGTCAATATAAAAAATTAATCTAATgacttttttaaaggaataagGTTTCCCTaaaaaaagcagtttgtttGAACCTTGTCACTTCATTCGTGGTTGTGTCATGTGAGGTGTGAGCTCACCTTCCTCCTCAGGCTCCAGATACACCGCTGAGGTGACCATCCTCACGGTGAACAGTAACCAGGCAAAAACCAAACTGGCAGGTGCCATCTTCCAAAGACTCTCCCTCTGGTTTCTCTTAGCTCAGCCACTCCACTACCTTTGGGCCCTTTCCACAAAACTCTGTGAATCTTCTGGGGACTATTCAAAACAGCTCGCTGTCACCACAAGAAGTAGTACCCCTCTCTTACTCCAACCCTCGAAACACAGCTCTAATGAACTGGGAGCCTCCGTCTGGCCTTAAAACACCAGCTTGAATGATGTCCCCACCAACAATGAGATTCCGCACATGAATAGGGGGAACTGAGGGGAGTCCAAGGTAACACATATGTTACCGCCTACTGCGGTGATGTCTTCTTAGTAAATATCTTACAACTGTTTCTTACTACAGGGAGCAACAAGAAGTCTGGTAACCACGTAAAGAGGAACAACAGTACTAGGCTGGCACTCTTTGTTCTCTACATCCTTTGtctctacattttaaaatctttacTGGTGCGGGAATCCCAGTCAGTCAGGCGAAAAGAAAGTCATTATGAGTCAAGGGCAATTCAGTCACGATGCCAAAGAcctgtga is drawn from Siniperca chuatsi isolate FFG_IHB_CAS linkage group LG15, ASM2008510v1, whole genome shotgun sequence and contains these coding sequences:
- the si:dkeyp-110a12.4 gene encoding alpha-tectorin, yielding MAPASLVFAWLLFTVRMVTSAVYLEPEEEELNETVICTNDHMEVVIPSAFFLNKEPPVYVWDLHLNDPECRGVEVGDDYVFSIKTNLSKCGTIMASDDTHIMFINTIRNNDSDIITRNFINITFICRYPINYMVQQPNGENMIRVDVRTITLNTEDGNFSVSMLLYKDEAFEDRWTTVPSLTLDDDIFVKVFMIPAHLMLRMETCWATPTSDPYSNIQYTFIRDSCPVLSNEQTLNVLKNGQGPEAMFRIQMFKFVGGSYTNVFLHCNVQICHNTAGLCQPNCSSEDGVMRIRRDIPFSHTVSYGPIRRLLNNSEKPNLNADGVLPVETFVLGGLLVVLLLITGVFGRLWLRSRRFYPAREAQLTLSNIHHISEVAS